The sequence ACCTTGAGCATGACCTGAGTAGCGGCTTCCCGGTTCAGCGAAAAGAAGCTTTCCAGTACCTCCACAACGAAGTCCATCGGTGTGTAGTCGTCATTGAGCATGACCACCTTGTAACGGGATGGGGGCTTTAGCTCGGGCTTGCTGGTCTCAACCGCCACCCCATGATCGGGTTCATGGTCCGGTTCCTGTGAACCCTGATTTAAGGTTAGTAGAATTTCCGTCATTGCAAATAGGTTATGCATCGCAGCTGGCAAATGGAGGTCCGGCTCGCCGAGGGAAACTGTGCATTGATACACAGCTTGCCAGAGGCTAACTTGACTTAGTCGAATTCAGTGTTAAAAAGTGTAAATGAGCATGGTTCGGTGGTCATCTGATTTATTACATCATATCTACCGGCCTGCCCTGTACTCGAGGAATCACCCCGTTGGGGTCTAGCAGAGGGATGTTGTATGGAAAACGGCAAGGTCAAATGGTTCAACAACGCCAAAGGTTACGGTTTTATTGTGGCCGATGGTCGTGATGAGGACCTGTTCGCGCATTATTCCGCAATCCAGATGGATGGATACAAGACACTAAAGGCTGGGCAGCCGGTTCGTTTCGATATCATTCAAGGCCCCAAGGGTCTGCACGCAGTGAATATCCAGTCCGTAGCTGAATCGGCCAACGCCGCCCCGGTCAGCAAAATCACCCATGAGGTTACCGCCACCCAGCACTAACTTCCTGGTTTTTTGCCCAGCCATCACAACAAAGCCGGCATATAGCCGGCTTTGTTCATTACCCAAACGCGTTCGCTCAGTTCATCGCGGCAACGACGTCCTTGCCGAACTCCGAGCACTTGCGCAGCGTTGCGCCATCCATCAGGCGCTCGAAGTCGTAAGTGACGGTCTTGTTGGCAATGGCGCCGTTCACGCCCTTGATGATCAGATCAGCAGCCTCGGTCCAGCCCATGTGGCGCAGCATCATCTCGGCAGAGAGAATGACCGAACCCGGGTTGACCTTGTCCTGGCCAGCATACTTCGGCGCAGTACCATGAGTTGCTTCGAACATGGCCACTTCGTCGGACAGGTTTGCACCCGGGGCGATACCAATACCGCCAACTTCGGCGGCCAGAGCATCGGACAGGTAGTCACCATTCAGGTTCAGGGTAGCGATCACGTCATATTCGGACGGACGCAGCAGGATCTGCTGCAGCATGGCGTCAGCGATCACATCCTTGACCACGATGGTCTTGCCGGTGTTCGGGTTCTTGAACTGCATCCACGGGCCACCATCCAGCAGCTCGGCGCCGAACTCGTCACGAGCGATTTCGTAACCCCAATCTTTGAAGGCACCCTCGGTGAACTTCATGATGTTGCCCTTGTGAACCAGGGTCACGGAGCTGCGATCGTTGTCGACAGCGTACTGCAGGGCTTTGCGTACCAGACGCTTAGTGCCAGCTTCGGAAACCGGCTTGATGCCGATACCGCACATGTCGGTGAAGCGGATCTTGGTAACACCCATTTCTTCGGTCAGGAACTTGATGACCTTGTCGGCTTCCGGGGTACCGGCCTTCCACTCGACGCCAGCATAGATGTCTTCGGAGTTTTCACGGAAAATCACCATGTCGACATCGCCAGGCTTCTTGACCGGGCTCGGCACGCCTTCGAACCAACGCACCGGGCGCTGGCAAACGTACAGGTCAAGCTGCTGACGCAGAGCAACGTTCAGGGAGCGGATGCCACCACCAACCGGAGTGGTCAGCGGGCCTTTGATGGAAACGACGTATTCCTTGACGGCGTGCAGGGTTTCTTCCGGCAACCAGGTATCCTGATCATATACCTGGGTAGCCTTTTCACCAGCGTAGACTTCCATCCAGGAGATCTTGCGCTTACCGGCATAGGCCTTCTCGACGGCAGCATCGACTACATCGATCATCACCGGTGAAATGTCGACACCGATACCATCACCCTCGATAAAGGGGATGATCGGGTTGTCTGGCACGTTCAGGGACAGGTCGGCATTAACGGTAATTTTGTCGCCGCTGGCCGGCACCTGGATCTTTTGGTATCCCATTTTTGACTCCGTTGCTTTGTCGTTGTCACAAGACTCCGGAGTGGTAACCCCGGAATCGCAGAATGCAGAATACGGATTTTTCGGTGGCCGTATTGTTGTAGTTTTCCTACAGAATGTCACGCGTTTTTATGGAAAAAGCTTCGCATTCCGTTACATTTTTGTCGCCATCTGGATATTGGCTGCCCAAAGCACACTTTCATGTAGTATCACTACAAGCCCCACTACATCACGACAGGGCAACAGCAATCCTAGCTGTTTTTGCCGCTAGCGCCAGCAAGCACCGATACAATAGACGAGTCGAGGACAGTTCACGCCCCCACTCCTTTAGGCTACCCTATAGGCCTTTTTCAGGAGCTGTGCATGCGCTTTTTACCTCATGTAACCGTGGCAACCATTGTCGAGGATCAAGGGCGCTTTTTGATGGTTGAGGAGCAACGTGGCGACCGCATTGTTATAAATCAACCTGCGGGGCATCTGGAAGCCGACGAAAGTCTCATCGAGGCCGCCCGGCGCGAAGTACTGGAAGAAACCGCCTGGGAAGTTGAAATCACCTCGGTCGTTGGTCTCTACCTGTTCAAAGCCGACAATGGTGTAACCTATCAGCGTGCCTGTTTTGCCGGCAAAGCCCTGCACCATTGCCCGGAACAGCCCTTGGACCATGGCATCGTGCGAGCCAGTTGGATGAGCCTTGAGCAACTACAGGCCAAACGCCAGGATTTACGCAGTTACCTGGTGCTCGACTGCATTCAGGACTACCTGAACAAACCTCACTACTCTTTGGATCTGATTCGCTGACATGACCACTTCCGCCAGCCGCCCCGCCAACCAGGCCCCCAGCCAAACCAGAGTCATCGTCGGCATGTCCGGCGGGGTCGACTCGTCCGTTTCCGCAGCCTTGCTGCTTGAACAGGGCTATCAGGTCGAAGGCTTGTTCATGAAGAACTGGGATGAGGATGACGGCACCGAGTATTGCACTGCCATGACCGACCTGGCCGATGCCCAGGCGGTAGCCGATCGGCTTGGCATCAAACTGCACACCGCCAACTTCGCCGCCGAGTACTGGGACAATGTGTTTGAACACTTCCTGGCCGAATACAAGGCCGGACGTACACCAAACCCGGACATCCTGTGTAACCGCGAAATCAAGTTCAAGGCTTTTCTCGACTACGCGCTGATGCTCGGTGCCGATCTGATCGCCACCGGCCACTATTGCCGGCGCGGTGAGCGCGACGGCCAGACCGTGCTCCTGCGTGGCATCGACACCAACAAGGACCAGAGCTACTTCCTGCATGCGGTTGGCGCGGAGCAGATCGCTCGCACCCTGTTCCCGGTCGGCGAACTGGAAAAGCCCGAAGTACGGCGTATCGCCGAGAAATACGATCTGGCTACCGCCCGCAAGAAAGATTCGACCGGGATCTGCTTCATCGGCGAACGGCGTTTCACCGACTTTCTCAAGCAATACCTGCCAGCCCAGCCCGGTGATATTGAAACCACTGAGGGCACGGTGATCGGTCGCCATCACGGTTTGATGTACCACACTATCGGCCAGCGTCAGGGCCTTGGTATCGGCGGTATGCAGGGCGCTGGCGACGAGCCCTGGTATGTTCTGCGCAAGGATTTGACCCGTAACGTGCTGGTGGTTGGCCAGGGCAATGATCATCCATGGCTGTTCGCCCAGGCTCTGGAGTGCTCCAGCATCTGGTGGGTCAACCCGCTGGAGCTTGCCCAGCCGCGGCGGCTGACCGCCAAGGTGCGCTATCGCCAGTCTGATCAGGCCTGCACCCTTGAACGCACCGCCAGCGGTTACCGCGCGCACTTTGACGAGCCCCAGCGCGCAGTGACACCCGGTCAGTCGGTGGTGTTCTACGACGGTGATATCTGCCTTGGTGGCGGCGTTATCGAAACGGCCATTCCGGCCTTTGCCGAGGATGCCGCATGACCCGCTATGAAGAGCTGGCCGTAGCCCTGGGCGCGGTATTCGAGACAGCCATTCTGGTCGACAAGCTGGCCCGTTCCGGGCAACTGGCCGAAGGGCCTGCCGCCTGTCTGGTGCGTAGTATTCTTGAGCGCTCGCCCGATGACGTGATGGGCGTTTATGGCGGCAGCCACCACCAGATCCGTCAAGGTTTGCAGGCGCTGGAATCAATGCTGGCTCGCGACAATGCCGCACTACAGCGCGATGCCCTGCGCTACACAATGAACCTGCTGGTGCTCGAGCGCCAACTCAACAAGCGCGATGACATGCTGCAGGTGCTTGGTCAGCGGCTTCAGCAAGCCGAAAGCCAGGTCGAACACTTCGGCGCCCTGCACGACAATGTCTGGGCCTCACTTGGCAGCATTTATCAGGACACCATCAGCACGCTGAAACTGCGTATCCAGGTGCATGGCGACATGCGCTACCTACAGCAGCCAGATATCGCCAACCGGATCCGCGCCCTGCTGCTGGCCGGTATCCGTTCAGCCCGGCTCTGGCGTCAACTCGGCGGTCACCGCTGGCATCTGTTGTTTTACCGCAAACGCCTGCTTGAAGCGGTGCGTGCGGTGCTCAATGACTGAATTGCCACGGACCGACCTGCCACGCAAAGGCGCCCTGCTGTTGGCTATTTCGGCGTTGTTGTTTGCACTAATGGGGGTGCTGATCAGGGAGGTCTCGAGCGGGGTCAATAATGAAACCGTGGTGTTTTTCCGCAACCTGGTCGGTGTGTTTTTCTTCCTGCCGATGATTCTGGTGCGCGGTTTTGGTCCTTTTCGTACCCAGCGCCTGGGTAATCATTTCCTGCGCACCTTTTACGGTCTGGGTGCGATGTATTGTTTTTTCTATGCCATCGCCCACCTGCCACTGGCCGATGCCATGGTGTTCACCTACGCCGCGCCGGTTTTCACTCCGATTCTGGCCTGGTGGTGGCTTAAAGAAAGCCTGACCGGGCGCATGATGTTCATGGTGCTGCTCGGCTTTGCCGGGGTGCTGCTGGTTGCCAAGCCCAGCGGCGCACTGTTCGATCCCAAGGGGTTGGTGGGCATCGGGGCCAGCTTGCTGGCTGCCTGCGCCTTTGTCTCAATCCGGGCCATGAGCAATAGCGAGCCGGCCAGCCGGATCGTCTTCTACTTCTCGACTTTCTCCGCCCTACTCTCAGCCATTCCTCTGATCTGGGCCTGGCAGCCGCTGACACTGACACAGCTGGCAATGCTGGTCGCGATCGGACTGGTCGCAACCACCAGCCAACTGGTTATGTCAAAGGCCTATGCCCTGGCACCACCCGGCAAGATCGGCCCACTCAGCTATCTGGCCATCGTCTTCTCCGGGCTGTTTGCCTGGTTGTTGTGGAGCGAGGTTCCCGGACTGTCCTCCTGGTTGGGCGCTGGCCTGATCTTCGCCTCGACCCTGATCAGCCTGACTCAACCCGCAGCGAAGACCAAATAGCCCATTGTGTTGTATCATTCGGTCCTTTTCTGCCAGACCCACTTCCGCCAGACCAATTGATGATGAGAACGCCCATGCAACTGTCCTCCCTGACCGCCGTTTCCCCGGTAGATGGCCGCTACGGCAGCAAAACCTCCAGCCTGCGTAGCATTTTCAGTGAATACGGCCTGATCCGCTTCCGCGT is a genomic window of Halopseudomonas phragmitis containing:
- the clpS gene encoding ATP-dependent Clp protease adapter ClpS: MHNLFAMTEILLTLNQGSQEPDHEPDHGVAVETSKPELKPPSRYKVVMLNDDYTPMDFVVEVLESFFSLNREAATQVMLKVHTEGRAVCGVYSRDIAETKAAQVNDYARECQHPLMCQIEREA
- the mnmA gene encoding tRNA 2-thiouridine(34) synthase MnmA → MTTSASRPANQAPSQTRVIVGMSGGVDSSVSAALLLEQGYQVEGLFMKNWDEDDGTEYCTAMTDLADAQAVADRLGIKLHTANFAAEYWDNVFEHFLAEYKAGRTPNPDILCNREIKFKAFLDYALMLGADLIATGHYCRRGERDGQTVLLRGIDTNKDQSYFLHAVGAEQIARTLFPVGELEKPEVRRIAEKYDLATARKKDSTGICFIGERRFTDFLKQYLPAQPGDIETTEGTVIGRHHGLMYHTIGQRQGLGIGGMQGAGDEPWYVLRKDLTRNVLVVGQGNDHPWLFAQALECSSIWWVNPLELAQPRRLTAKVRYRQSDQACTLERTASGYRAHFDEPQRAVTPGQSVVFYDGDICLGGGVIETAIPAFAEDAA
- the icd gene encoding NADP-dependent isocitrate dehydrogenase: MGYQKIQVPASGDKITVNADLSLNVPDNPIIPFIEGDGIGVDISPVMIDVVDAAVEKAYAGKRKISWMEVYAGEKATQVYDQDTWLPEETLHAVKEYVVSIKGPLTTPVGGGIRSLNVALRQQLDLYVCQRPVRWFEGVPSPVKKPGDVDMVIFRENSEDIYAGVEWKAGTPEADKVIKFLTEEMGVTKIRFTDMCGIGIKPVSEAGTKRLVRKALQYAVDNDRSSVTLVHKGNIMKFTEGAFKDWGYEIARDEFGAELLDGGPWMQFKNPNTGKTIVVKDVIADAMLQQILLRPSEYDVIATLNLNGDYLSDALAAEVGGIGIAPGANLSDEVAMFEATHGTAPKYAGQDKVNPGSVILSAEMMLRHMGWTEAADLIIKGVNGAIANKTVTYDFERLMDGATLRKCSEFGKDVVAAMN
- a CDS encoding NUDIX hydrolase; translated protein: MRFLPHVTVATIVEDQGRFLMVEEQRGDRIVINQPAGHLEADESLIEAARREVLEETAWEVEITSVVGLYLFKADNGVTYQRACFAGKALHHCPEQPLDHGIVRASWMSLEQLQAKRQDLRSYLVLDCIQDYLNKPHYSLDLIR
- a CDS encoding DMT family transporter, which gives rise to MTELPRTDLPRKGALLLAISALLFALMGVLIREVSSGVNNETVVFFRNLVGVFFFLPMILVRGFGPFRTQRLGNHFLRTFYGLGAMYCFFYAIAHLPLADAMVFTYAAPVFTPILAWWWLKESLTGRMMFMVLLGFAGVLLVAKPSGALFDPKGLVGIGASLLAACAFVSIRAMSNSEPASRIVFYFSTFSALLSAIPLIWAWQPLTLTQLAMLVAIGLVATTSQLVMSKAYALAPPGKIGPLSYLAIVFSGLFAWLLWSEVPGLSSWLGAGLIFASTLISLTQPAAKTK
- the cspD gene encoding cold shock domain-containing protein CspD, giving the protein MENGKVKWFNNAKGYGFIVADGRDEDLFAHYSAIQMDGYKTLKAGQPVRFDIIQGPKGLHAVNIQSVAESANAAPVSKITHEVTATQH
- the hflD gene encoding high frequency lysogenization protein HflD, coding for MTRYEELAVALGAVFETAILVDKLARSGQLAEGPAACLVRSILERSPDDVMGVYGGSHHQIRQGLQALESMLARDNAALQRDALRYTMNLLVLERQLNKRDDMLQVLGQRLQQAESQVEHFGALHDNVWASLGSIYQDTISTLKLRIQVHGDMRYLQQPDIANRIRALLLAGIRSARLWRQLGGHRWHLLFYRKRLLEAVRAVLND